From Hyla sarda isolate aHylSar1 chromosome 5, aHylSar1.hap1, whole genome shotgun sequence, a single genomic window includes:
- the LOC130274603 gene encoding ly6/PLAUR domain-containing protein 2-like, whose amino-acid sequence SAVTAIGGSILCYYCPEETFSAECTDQRNCTGANNVCKTTVLSPDVGYPFQGNEVVIRGCARAVTCINNDMDELGNSQIISCCNTDLCNNRGLNATTTTSMTDGAAHNTATTGAVLLGTSILFIVMWS is encoded by the exons GTGGATCAATACTTTGTTACTACTGCCCGGAGGAAACGTTTAGCGCGGAGTGTACGGACCAGAGGAACTGCACAGGAGCCAATAACGTGTGCAAGACGACCGTACTGAGCCCGGACGTAG GTTACCCCTTCCAAGGGAATGAGGTTGTGATCCGCGGCTGCGCCAGAGCTGTGACCTGTATAAACAACGATATGGACGAACTCGGAAATTCTCAGATCATATCCTGCTGCAACACCGACCTCTGCAACAACCGAGGACTCAACGCTACAACTACAACATCCATGACCGACGGAGCCGCACACAACACGGCCACAACGGGAGCGGTCCTACTGGGAACCTCAATACTATTTATTGTAATGTGGTCATGA